Proteins encoded by one window of Blautia faecicola:
- a CDS encoding class C sortase produces the protein MKRKLSGILFGLLFLTGFGILVYPTVSNQWNTYRQSRLISDYEKVVSDMKPEDYTEEWEAAREFDSTLVQNNIYGDVFGSDDTQIEDTDYWKVLNVAEDGVMGYLSIPKINVRLAIYHGTAEDVLQTGIGHMNGTSLPIGGESTHSVLAAHRGLPAARLFTDIDQMQQGDMFYIHVLDETLAYQVDQILDMVEKDDHETLEDALQIQEGKDQVTLFTCTPYGVNSHRLLVRGTRVPYNGEEETENTPVDSMLRAIQNYYMLYLILGLAVTLLVILIMKFLFDRKNKKHSGKTDDMSKEG, from the coding sequence ATGAAAAGAAAATTATCAGGAATTCTCTTCGGGCTGCTGTTTCTGACAGGATTTGGAATCCTTGTTTATCCGACCGTATCCAACCAGTGGAATACTTACCGGCAGAGCCGCCTGATCAGCGACTACGAGAAAGTGGTAAGTGATATGAAACCGGAGGATTACACAGAAGAATGGGAGGCAGCAAGAGAATTCGACAGTACCTTGGTTCAGAATAATATTTACGGGGATGTGTTTGGCAGTGACGATACACAGATAGAAGATACCGATTACTGGAAAGTGCTGAATGTGGCAGAAGACGGAGTCATGGGTTATCTCTCTATCCCGAAAATCAATGTCAGACTTGCCATATATCATGGAACTGCGGAAGATGTTTTACAGACGGGAATCGGTCATATGAATGGCACATCGCTTCCCATCGGCGGTGAGAGTACCCACAGTGTACTGGCAGCCCACAGAGGTCTTCCGGCAGCCCGGTTATTTACCGATATCGATCAGATGCAGCAGGGAGATATGTTTTACATCCATGTGCTGGATGAGACACTTGCCTATCAGGTGGATCAGATTCTCGATATGGTAGAAAAGGATGATCATGAGACACTCGAGGACGCATTGCAGATTCAGGAAGGAAAAGATCAGGTAACATTGTTTACCTGCACACCGTACGGTGTCAATTCCCACCGGCTTCTGGTCCGTGGAACGAGAGTTCCGTATAACGGGGAAGAAGAAACAGAAAATACGCCGGTTGACAGCATGTTGCGTGCTATTCAGAATTATTATATGTTATACTTAATCTTAGGATTGGCAGTTACACTGCTTGTGATACTGATCATGAAGTTCCTGTTTGACCGGAAGAACAAAAAACATTCCGGTAAGACGGATGATATGTCGAAGGAGGGATAG
- a CDS encoding class C sortase, which translates to MKKKMSIIIAGILFLAGLSLLLYPLVANQWNTYRQSRLISEYETTVSTENSEGAIDYEKEWEKANAYNASLLPSILPDSFAIAAASDEPGDEYMSCLNILNDGMMGYVEVPKINIKIPIFHTTSEEVLNKGAGHLEGSSLPVGGENTHAVISAHRGLPSASLFTDLDQLEKGDHFLISVLDQKLCYEVDQIRTVEPEDTGDLAVEPGEDLVTLLTCTPYGVNTQRLLVRGHRVPYEEEVVEKEEKESPMSLYTNYLLWVVIGLAVTAVLIFGLWKYDKHYKRKRKEKQEQVSERKEE; encoded by the coding sequence ATGAAGAAAAAAATGTCAATTATCATAGCAGGAATTTTATTTTTAGCCGGTTTGTCCTTGTTGCTGTATCCGCTGGTGGCAAATCAGTGGAATACTTACCGGCAGAGCCGTCTGATCTCAGAGTATGAAACGACAGTCAGCACGGAGAACAGTGAGGGAGCCATTGATTATGAGAAAGAATGGGAGAAAGCAAATGCATATAATGCATCACTTCTTCCGAGTATTCTTCCTGATTCCTTCGCAATCGCAGCAGCATCAGATGAGCCAGGAGACGAATATATGTCCTGTCTGAACATCCTGAATGACGGAATGATGGGATATGTGGAAGTACCGAAAATCAACATTAAAATTCCGATTTTCCATACCACTTCCGAGGAAGTCCTGAACAAAGGCGCAGGACATCTGGAAGGAAGTTCTCTTCCGGTAGGCGGGGAAAATACCCACGCAGTAATCTCTGCACACAGAGGTCTTCCCAGTGCAAGCCTGTTTACGGATCTGGATCAGTTAGAAAAAGGAGATCATTTCCTGATTTCCGTATTGGATCAGAAACTCTGTTACGAAGTGGATCAGATCCGCACCGTAGAACCGGAAGATACCGGAGATCTGGCGGTGGAGCCGGGAGAAGATCTCGTGACACTGCTTACCTGTACACCTTACGGAGTAAATACTCAGAGACTTCTGGTAAGAGGACACCGGGTACCGTATGAAGAAGAGGTTGTGGAAAAAGAAGAAAAGGAATCACCGATGAGCCTGTATACCAACTATCTGCTCTGGGTAGTGATCGGACTTGCGGTAACAGCAGTATTGATCTTTGGCTTATGGAAATATGATAAACACTACAAAAGAAAAAGGAAAGAAAAACAGGAACAGGTTTCCGAACGGAAAGAGGAATAA